From one Lycium barbarum isolate Lr01 chromosome 6, ASM1917538v2, whole genome shotgun sequence genomic stretch:
- the LOC132645658 gene encoding uncharacterized protein LOC132645658, with amino-acid sequence MGVQLQHWQERLGTLAVVGHATPIMDYLHWYHGITRRLIENPTLHLARDVGYAALAGQYEALLVAVHRLYILGLKHMSNPGVAGFAAEMVRISEGGIRQAGEVRRMDDPVLEGEYQAARGGRRGAARGRSAAKRPGRGEHHLVDEVAPIPEVVPILVLPQPFQASGSSVGPSPMFTSARLLAKIPGSSSQPSQNAYTKERDDIDWAAFRASLDDEWPVRNLDGPSILDFDGFLIPDSVPVDPPEQPTQAFSRMSAEPEVSSHETVKPQDSASVGPPVRSTQAFSHGLAEP; translated from the exons ATGGGTGTCCAACTCCAGCATTGGCAGGAGAGGTTGGggactttagcggtggtcggtcATGCGACGCCCATCATGGATTACCTGCACTGGTATCATgggatcacacgccgattgattgAAAACCCAACTTTGCATCTCGCAAGGGATGTAGGATAcgcagcactcgcggggcagtacgaggcattg ctggtggctgTACATCGATTATACATATTGGGGTTAAAGCATATGTCTAACCCTGGGGTTGCGGGGTTTGCTgcggagatggtacggatatctGAGGGCGGTATCCGGCAGGCAGGAGAGGTTAGGCGCATGGATGATCCTGTTCTAGAGGGTGAGTATCAGGCGGCGCGAGGAGGAAGACGTGGTGCTGCCAGAGGACGCAGTGCTGCTAAAAGACCTGGTCGTGGAgaacaccatctggtagatgaggtcGCTCCCATTCCAGAGGTCGTTCCCATTCTAGTCCTTCCGCAGCCGTTCCAGGCCAGTGGCAGCTCAGTTGGACCGTCACCTATGTTTACGTCGGCGCGCTTACTTGCGAAGATACCTGGATCTTCATCTCAGCCAAGCCAGAATGCGTACACAAAGGAACGTGATGACATCGATTGGGCGGCGTTTCGCGCATCATTAGATGATGAGTGGCCAGTGAGAAATTTAGACGGTCCCAGTATTCTTGATTTTGATGGCTTTttaatcccg GATTCGGTGCCAGTGGATCCACCAGAGCaacccactcaggcattttctcgTATGTCTGCTGagccagaggtgtcttctcatgagactgtcAAGCCACAG gattcggcgtcAGTGGGTCCACCTGTGCGATccactcaggcgttttctcatgggCTTGCAGAGCCATAA